TCAAAAGATTTAAAAAGCCGAGAGAGATCTCGGCTTAAGTTTGATTTAAAATACTTATAAAAGTATCGGAGCTATCAAAAATCCAAGTGCGACAGAAAAAGCAATAGCTAAAACACCTGGAATAAAAAAGGAGTGGTTAAATATATATTTACCTATCCTAGTTGTTCCAGTATCATCCATTTGAACGGCTCCAAGAAGTGTCGGATATGTTGGCAATACAAACAATGCTGAAACTGCAGCAAATGATGCAACTAAAATATATGCGTCACCGTTATTTGCAGCAGTTAAGCCAAGTGCGGCTATAACCGTAGGAATAAGCGCCTTTGCGGTAGCGGCTTGAGAATAAAGAAGCATACTAGCAAAAAATAGCGCAACAGCTAGCATAAATGGATAGTCTTTAACAAAATCGCCGGCAAAATTTTTGATCGCATCGGTGTGATTTACCACGAAAGTATCTCCAAGCCACGCTACACCTAACACGCAGACGCACGCAGTCATACCACTTTTAAATGTAGCTGTATTAAATAGCTTATCGACCTTGACACCACAAGTTAGTGTGATTAAAGTAGCGATAACTAGCATAAAGCTCATAATAGCGTTATCTCTAGTTAATACCAACACCTTTGTAGGCTTATCTGGATCTTCTACATATTTTACATTAGTAGTTGAGTCCGTTTTGACTTTTATATCTTTTGCGACTAGTTCATTAAATTTATCTGGACTTTTGGTCTCATAAATTTTTTCATAGCCTGTTACATAGCTTGGTTTTATCCAGCCTACGTTTTTACTAATAGCAGTAGCATATAAAACGACAGAAATAACGCCAACTAAGAATATTAAAACAGATAATTTAGCTCCTTTTGGAAGCTCTTTTTTCTCTTCGATTTTAACATCTTTGATTAGCCCTTCTTTAAGTCTTCTTTGATACTCTTTATCGCTACTTAGATCAAGATTATAAAATATATTTATAACAAGAGCTGTTAGCATACAACCAATAAAAGTTGTAGGTATCCAGATAGCTAATAGTAATGGATAGCTAATACCAAGTCCACCTAAGGCATGCTCACCAGCCATAAATACAACCGCCGCTGAAACTGGGCTTGCAGTAATAGCTATCTGACTAGCAACAACAGCTATACTAAGAGGCGCGCTAGGCTTAATATTTTGTGTCTTTGCAACTTCGGTAATAACTGGAATCATAGAAAATGCTGTGTGTCCAGTACCAGCAAATACAGTTAGCAAGTAAGTAACGACCGGGGCTAAGAAATTTATATATTTTGGATGTTTTCTTAGTATCCCTTCGGCTATTTGCACCAAATAATCAAGGCCACCAGCTACTTGCATCGCTGTAATAGCAGCTATAACGGACATAATGATTAAAATAACATCCCAAGGTATACTACCTGCTTTTAATCCAAGTCCTAAAGTTAAAACTACGACACCAATGCCACCAGCATAACCAATGGCCATACCGCCTAGTCTAACACCCAAAAATATCGCGCCAAAGAGCACGATCAACTGTAATATCAATGAAATATCCATTGAAAACTCCTCTATTAAATTTTATAACTAAAATTTTTACTTAAGCGTGTCAGAATTTTGACACGCTTTTAATAATACTTTGCTTAAATTTCTACCTAACCATGCTTGGATTTAGCATATTTTTTGGCTCTAAAATTTTATCGATCTCTTCTTTGCTTAGATAGCCTCTCTCTAGGCAGATATCACCAACTGCTTTACCAGTTTGCAAAGCTTCTTTAGCGATACTTGCAGATTTTTCATAGCCAATGTATGGGTTAAATGCTGTTACGATACCAACTGAGCCTAGAACTGATTTTAAGCAAGCTTCAGGATTTGCTGTTAGTTTTCTTACAGCTTTTTCAGCTAGTGTTTTCATCGCGTTTTCAAGGATAAATATAGAGTTAAATAACGCATAAGCGATGCCTGGCTCAAATGCATTTAGCTCAAATTCGCCTCTTTCTGAGCAAAGCATGATAGTTACGTCGTTGCCGATTACTTCATAGCACGCTTCGCCTACAACCTCAGCAATAACTGGATTTACTTTGCCTGGCATGATTGAACTGCCTGGTTGCATTTGC
This genomic interval from Campylobacter concisus contains the following:
- a CDS encoding anaerobic C4-dicarboxylate transporter; the protein is MDISLILQLIVLFGAIFLGVRLGGMAIGYAGGIGVVVLTLGLGLKAGSIPWDVILIIMSVIAAITAMQVAGGLDYLVQIAEGILRKHPKYINFLAPVVTYLLTVFAGTGHTAFSMIPVITEVAKTQNIKPSAPLSIAVVASQIAITASPVSAAVVFMAGEHALGGLGISYPLLLAIWIPTTFIGCMLTALVINIFYNLDLSSDKEYQRRLKEGLIKDVKIEEKKELPKGAKLSVLIFLVGVISVVLYATAISKNVGWIKPSYVTGYEKIYETKSPDKFNELVAKDIKVKTDSTTNVKYVEDPDKPTKVLVLTRDNAIMSFMLVIATLITLTCGVKVDKLFNTATFKSGMTACVCVLGVAWLGDTFVVNHTDAIKNFAGDFVKDYPFMLAVALFFASMLLYSQAATAKALIPTVIAALGLTAANNGDAYILVASFAAVSALFVLPTYPTLLGAVQMDDTGTTRIGKYIFNHSFFIPGVLAIAFSVALGFLIAPILL